In the genome of Candidatus Schekmanbacteria bacterium, one region contains:
- a CDS encoding MOSC domain-containing protein, whose protein sequence is MASYSGDGKEWQSGYIKKPVEGRIRVSVTGLEGDEQADIRNHGGPDKAVLVYPESHYQKWQEELHIEKLDYGSFGENITISNLTEEDVCIGDVFEIGDVKLQISQPRQPCWKISKILKKDGLDKRVQETGHTGWYLRVLQEGEIESDNEFKLIGRLFPQWTVLKALRIMENAKNNPKVAGELASCLLLSESWKKTLRSFADGKNSQSKDDRFKGP, encoded by the coding sequence GTGGCTTCCTATAGCGGTGATGGGAAAGAATGGCAAAGCGGTTATATAAAGAAGCCGGTAGAAGGAAGGATAAGAGTTTCTGTTACAGGGCTCGAGGGTGATGAACAAGCAGATATAAGAAACCATGGAGGCCCTGACAAAGCAGTGCTTGTTTATCCTGAATCTCATTATCAGAAATGGCAAGAGGAATTGCACATTGAAAAACTCGATTATGGTTCATTTGGCGAAAATATAACCATTTCTAATTTGACTGAGGAAGATGTATGCATTGGAGATGTATTTGAAATAGGAGATGTAAAACTACAAATTTCGCAGCCCCGTCAACCCTGTTGGAAAATATCGAAAATTTTGAAAAAGGATGGACTTGACAAAAGAGTCCAGGAAACAGGACATACTGGTTGGTATCTGAGAGTGCTTCAAGAAGGCGAAATAGAATCGGATAATGAATTTAAATTGATAGGCCGTCTTTTCCCTCAATGGACTGTGTTGAAAGCACTGAGAATTATGGAAAATGCAAAAAATAATCCGAAAGTAGCAGGAGAATTGGCATCTTGCCTTCTTTTGTCTGAAAGCTGGAAGAAAACTCTGCGCTCTTTTGCTGATGGTAAAAACAGCCAATCAAAAGACGATAGATTCAAAGGTCCATAA
- a CDS encoding type III pantothenate kinase gives MLLAVDVGNTNTVIGVFNGNEIIVDWRIATGTRWTADDFFVVYKNLFEFDNRIRLEEISSAVISSVVPATISPLTEMCLKYFNLSPLIVDNTVETGLKNLYDNPAEVGADRLVNAAAAFRKYGGPVIVVDFGTATTFCYISKSAEYCGGIIVPGIKISIDALFERAAKLPKVELIKPPKVIGKNTINSIQSGIIYGYASLVDGIIEKMENEISENPFVVATGGLADLIAPQSKKIKETNQMLTLEGLKIIYELNKKKS, from the coding sequence ATGCTATTGGCAGTTGATGTTGGAAATACAAATACGGTCATAGGGGTTTTCAATGGAAATGAAATAATTGTAGATTGGAGGATTGCAACAGGCACTCGATGGACAGCCGATGACTTTTTTGTAGTCTATAAAAATCTTTTTGAGTTTGATAACAGAATACGGTTGGAAGAAATCTCATCAGCAGTAATATCGAGCGTTGTCCCTGCAACAATTTCTCCTTTAACTGAAATGTGCCTCAAGTATTTCAATTTAAGTCCTCTTATTGTTGACAACACAGTAGAAACGGGGCTTAAAAATCTCTATGATAATCCTGCTGAAGTTGGTGCAGACAGGCTTGTAAATGCAGCAGCAGCTTTTAGAAAATATGGCGGTCCTGTTATAGTCGTTGATTTTGGCACTGCCACAACCTTTTGTTATATCTCAAAAAGTGCTGAATATTGTGGAGGAATTATTGTGCCGGGCATTAAAATTTCTATTGATGCACTATTTGAAAGAGCGGCCAAACTTCCAAAAGTCGAGTTAATTAAACCTCCCAAGGTAATAGGTAAAAATACGATAAACAGCATACAATCAGGCATAATATACGGTTATGCATCTCTTGTTGACGGAATAATTGAAAAGATGGAAAATGAGATTAGTGAAAACCCCTTTGTCGTTGCTACAGGAGGACTTGCAGATTTGATAGCGCCTCAAAGCAAAAAGATAAAAGAAACAAATCAGATGCTTACGCTTGAGGGGTTAAAGATAATTTATGAATTGAACAAGAAGAAAAGCTAA